A section of the Alkalihalobacillus sp. LMS39 genome encodes:
- a CDS encoding GNAT family protein, translated as MNEQRLFPELETNRLKLRNVNDNDLEFIFKLFSNEKVCEFLYDEEIFTKKEEAIKLIEWNTNPEEKGYNRWIIEKKDSNEKIGTCGFHLWDTTNNIAEIGYDLWYEFWGYGYMKEALIAAIDSGFSNMKLNRINAYVALENKKSSKTLESLGFKNEGIYRDKHLFRGKYYDHFSFSLLKKDWN; from the coding sequence ATGAACGAGCAAAGGTTATTCCCTGAATTAGAGACTAACAGATTAAAATTAAGAAATGTCAACGATAATGATCTCGAGTTTATCTTTAAACTCTTCAGTAATGAAAAGGTATGTGAATTTCTATATGATGAAGAAATATTTACAAAAAAAGAGGAGGCAATCAAATTAATCGAGTGGAATACAAACCCAGAAGAAAAAGGATACAATAGATGGATTATAGAGAAAAAAGACAGCAATGAAAAGATTGGCACCTGCGGATTTCATTTATGGGACACAACAAATAATATTGCTGAAATAGGGTATGATTTGTGGTATGAATTTTGGGGATACGGATATATGAAAGAGGCATTGATTGCAGCAATAGATAGTGGCTTTAGCAATATGAAATTAAATAGAATAAATGCATATGTAGCTTTGGAAAACAAAAAGTCATCAAAAACATTAGAAAGCTTAGGTTTCAAAAATGAAGGGATTTATAGAGACAAACATTTGTTTAGAGGCAAATACTATGACCATTTTTCTTTTTCACTACTAAAGAAAGATTGGAATTAA
- a CDS encoding IS66 family insertion sequence element accessory protein TnpB, with product MSKKQNTELYTKWKQLITELRTSGQTQKDWCKANNVSIHNLKYWIKKVEGSHKKDSGTKPKWVPIRIEEPPPKVVNDTIQVKVGQATIDVKPGFDPDLLRDVVKALNI from the coding sequence ATGTCCAAAAAACAGAACACAGAATTGTATACTAAATGGAAACAACTAATCACTGAATTACGGACAAGTGGGCAGACCCAGAAGGATTGGTGTAAAGCAAATAATGTCAGTATTCACAACCTGAAATATTGGATTAAAAAAGTGGAAGGTTCTCATAAAAAAGATAGTGGAACAAAACCTAAATGGGTTCCCATTAGAATTGAAGAGCCCCCACCTAAAGTGGTGAATGACACCATACAGGTCAAGGTAGGCCAAGCAACGATTGATGTAAAGCCTGGGTTTGATCCTGATTTACTAAGAGATGTAGTGAAGGCTTTGAACATATAA
- the tnpB gene encoding IS66 family insertion sequence element accessory protein TnpB (TnpB, as the term is used for proteins encoded by IS66 family insertion elements, is considered an accessory protein, since TnpC, encoded by a neighboring gene, is a DDE family transposase.), with translation MLLEKNIERVYLARGNTDLRKSIDGLAVLVQEGFDLDPFSPCLFVFCNRKRDKLKILHWETNGFWLYYRRLENGTFEWPDDSGSSAISISYRQLRWLLDGLPIHQRHAHQEVKARTMI, from the coding sequence ATGCTTCTTGAAAAAAATATAGAGCGAGTTTACCTCGCACGAGGTAATACGGATCTTCGTAAATCGATTGATGGCTTGGCCGTATTAGTACAAGAAGGGTTCGATTTAGATCCCTTCTCCCCGTGCCTTTTTGTTTTTTGTAATCGAAAGCGAGATAAATTAAAGATACTACATTGGGAGACAAATGGATTTTGGTTATATTACCGTCGGTTAGAAAATGGAACATTTGAATGGCCAGATGATAGTGGTTCTTCTGCAATAAGTATTAGTTATCGTCAATTACGGTGGTTACTAGATGGGTTACCGATTCATCAACGCCATGCTCATCAAGAAGTAAAGGCGCGCACCATGATATAA
- a CDS encoding MFS transporter, with product MESLKNIEVEKNKENQSIWVNKNFLFLWSGNAISILTFNIYTLALPIIIYNLTQSALAMSTMRSIEVIPNLLLGFLIGVIVDRYNRKNILLFSIIIQMFMIITLIVLLINNTINIWFLYLVGFFIYAFGNMFSNAYHSILPQLVSKEQLLSANSTISFVKNTINLIGPAFAGYILLLNYEIGLIITLIGMFMLFICITCIRVPKNEFNDKNNKRKDIIIDMKEGFNFLLKNTEILSSTLMILSINIATSASSAILIFYALESYSLTEKHIGFILTGAAIGGLVASLVSKKVLILFKKRWNVFKLGIFLIAIGNLLNYSAYGWYVLCFGMFSIGFGALIINIHFLTLRQVETPNHLLGRVTGLSSMIMKMAMPISYLIIGFIAEYIQVKKIFLGTAFFLIFLFVAISIVSYKKKF from the coding sequence TTGGAAAGTTTAAAAAATATTGAGGTTGAAAAAAATAAAGAAAATCAATCTATTTGGGTTAATAAAAACTTTCTTTTTCTTTGGTCAGGAAATGCAATTTCGATACTTACTTTTAATATCTATACACTCGCACTTCCAATAATTATATATAATTTAACTCAATCAGCATTAGCTATGTCAACAATGAGATCAATTGAAGTTATACCTAACTTATTATTAGGTTTTCTTATAGGGGTAATTGTTGATCGTTATAATAGAAAAAATATATTATTATTTTCTATTATAATTCAAATGTTTATGATAATAACCTTAATTGTTCTTTTAATAAATAATACAATTAATATATGGTTTTTGTATTTAGTTGGTTTTTTTATTTACGCTTTTGGTAATATGTTTAGCAATGCATACCATAGTATTCTTCCACAACTGGTAAGTAAGGAGCAGTTACTATCTGCTAATTCGACAATAAGTTTTGTTAAAAATACTATTAACTTAATAGGCCCAGCTTTTGCAGGTTATATCCTGTTACTAAATTATGAAATAGGATTAATTATAACACTCATTGGAATGTTTATGCTTTTTATTTGTATAACATGTATTAGAGTTCCTAAGAATGAATTTAATGATAAAAACAATAAAAGAAAAGATATCATAATAGATATGAAAGAAGGCTTCAATTTTCTATTAAAAAATACTGAAATCCTATCTTCTACATTAATGATACTTTCCATAAACATAGCTACATCTGCCTCTAGTGCAATTTTAATTTTCTATGCACTAGAAAGTTATTCATTGACAGAGAAACATATTGGATTTATTTTAACTGGTGCCGCAATAGGTGGGTTAGTAGCATCATTAGTTTCTAAGAAGGTACTAATCTTATTTAAGAAAAGGTGGAATGTTTTTAAGCTTGGAATTTTTCTAATAGCAATTGGCAACTTATTGAATTATAGTGCGTACGGATGGTATGTTTTATGTTTTGGAATGTTTTCAATTGGATTTGGGGCATTAATAATTAATATCCACTTTTTAACCTTAAGACAGGTAGAAACACCTAACCATTTATTAGGGCGAGTAACTGGCTTAAGTTCAATGATTATGAAAATGGCAATGCCTATTTCATACTTAATTATTGGTTTTATAGCTGAGTATATACAAGTTAAAAAAATTTTTTTGGGCACAGCCTTTTTCTTAATATTTTTATTCGTAGCTATTTCTATTGTCTCTTATAAGAAGAAATTTTGA